The genomic window TCTCCTTTGCTTCGAGGATTTTCGCTATTTTCTCTTCGCTAAGTCCAAGGGATTCCAACTTCTCCTTTGTTATGTTCTCTCTGTGCCCGACATTCTTGACAAAACTCACGTACTGCGGGTGTTTGGGTAAAAGCTCATCAAGCTCGGGGAAGTGGAGGGAATACCACTCTCTCAGTCTGGAAACGAGGAGGTTTACGACCTTGTCAATATCATCTAGAGCTTCTATTGCCTGAATTATCATTTTGTCTCTTGCACCGCTCTGCTCCTGTATCCTGAGTCTGGTTAGGGCTACTCCTACTGTGAAGTATCTTTCGAACCATTCTTGCCCCAGGAACTCCTCTGGGTTTTCCCTGAGTTTCTCTCCGGCTAAGTTGGGAAATTCAAATTCAGACTCGAAGCCGAGCTCTCTCACACGTCTGCTGAGCTCAGGGTGTTCGAACACAAAACTTGAGTACCCTTTTTCCTTCAATTCACCTAGGAGAATGGTAAGATCTTCGGTAACATCTCCCTTTAGGAGCTTGTCAAGTGCAACTTCTGGCCTCTCCGTGAAGATTCTTTTCCCCACTAGGTTGCCGTTCTCATCAAAGGCGTAGATACCCTGCACATTTTCGCTTATGTATGCTTTCATGAGCATCACCTTTTTTATTCTTTGCTGAAGAAGTATAAAAGAGTTGAGTTTTTAAACATATTCCGTGACGTGGCTTTATCGCTCATTGTCGAAAAAATATTACACATTTACCGAAAGGCTTTTATAATGTACGTCTTTAACCTTTGAGAGAACGATTTAAAGATAATCTCTTAAAAAGGTGGTGCCCAATGAGGAAACTGCTGAAGCCAGTAAAGGATGTGGGAATTGTTGGTTATGGTGCCTATGTGCCTATGTATAGAATTAAAAACGAGGAAATTGGAAGGGTTTGGGGAGTGAATGGGTTTCCCATTCAGGAAAAGTCCGTTAATAATTTGGATGAAGATGCAATAACAATAGGAATTGAGGCCGCAAGAAATGCTCTTAAAAGAGCTCAAATCGATCCGAGAGAAATTAGGGCTTTGTGGTTTGGAACCGAATCCAAGCCATATGCGGTCAAACCTTCTGCAACCGTAATTGCTGAGGCAATTGGGGCAACTCCGGATTTAGATGCCGCGGATTTTGAATTCGCATGTAAAGCTGGAACTGAAGCATTGCAAGCTGCTATTGGTTTTGTTGGGAGCGGAATGGCGAAGTATGCCATGGCCATCGGTGCCGATACAGCTCAAGGAAGGCCAGGCGACCATTTAGAGTTTACTGCATCCGCTGGAGGAGCCGCTTATATCGTGGGTGAGAAAAGCTCCGAGACAGTCGCTTATTTTGAGGGAAGCTATTCTTACGTAACCGATACTCCTGACTTCTGGAGGAGGCAGCACGAGCACTATCCAAGGCACGGAAACAGGTTTACTGGAGAGCCTGCTTACTTCCACCAGATAATAAGCGCCGCAAAGGGCTTAATGGAAGAGCTGGGCTACTCTCCGAGTGATTTTGATTACGCCGTCTTCCACCAGCCAAACGTTAAGTTTCCGATAACAGCCGCAAAGATTCTCGGAATCCCAAAAGAAAAAGTTCTTCCGGGACTGTTAAGTGGAATAATAGGAAACACATACAGCGGCGCTACGTTAGTTGGCATTTCAGCGGTTTTGGACATAGCAAAGCCGGGAGACAGGATTCTCTGGGTAAGCTTTGGAAGCGGTGCGGGTAGCGATGCATTCAGCTTAGTGGTGCAGGATGCAATTGAAGAAAAGAGAGACCTAGCGCCAAAGACCATGGATTACGTAAACAGGAAGAAATACATCGATTATGCCCTCTACGCAAAGCACAGAGGTAAGTACATCATGTGAGGTGGTTAAAATGAGAAAGCCGGTTATCATTGGTGTGGGATTGACTCCGGTTGGAGAGCACTGGAAGCTGAGCCTTAGAGATTTAGCCGTTGAGGCTTTGCTCAATGCCATGGAAGATGCGGGTGTTGATAAGGTGGATTCACTTTATGTTGGCAACATGGCCTCTGGTTCATTCGTTGAACAGGAAAACCTTGGGGCATTAATAGCAGATTGGGCAGGTCTTGGAAATATTCCAGCCGTTAAAATTGAAGCCGCATGTGCAAGCGGTGGAGCCGCGGTTCAGGAAGGAGTAAAAGCAGTTATGAGCGGTCTTGAAGACGTCGTTGCAGTTGTAGGCGTTGAGAAGATGACCGATGCCTGGCCAAGCGACGCAACAAGGTACCTTGCCTACGCTGCAGATGCAGAGTGGGAGCTTTTCCATGGTGTGAGCTTTGTAGCGCTAAATGCACTTGCCATGAGGCTCTACATGAAGGAATACGGTTATACTGAAGAGGATTTAGCTCTCTTTGCAGTTAACGCTCACGCAAACGGTGCCAAGAACCCATACGCTATGCTCAAGAAGCCAATAACGGTTGAAACCGTTATGAAGAGCCCATATGTAGCTGACCCGCTGAAGCTCTTTGACGCCTCACCAATAGCCGACGGTGCTGCGGCTGTCATAATAACCACCGAAGAGAAGGCCAAAGAATTTGTGGACAAGGCGAAGATGGTTGAAGTTGCGGGAATGGGAAGAGCAGTGGATACCATAAACCTTGCAAACAGAAAAGATTTCCTGTTCTTAAAAGCTGCTCATGTAGCCGCTCAAAAGGCATACAAGATGGCGGGTGTTGAGGTTAAAGACATAGACTTCTTTGAGGTTCACGATGCCTTTACCGTAATGGCCGCCTTAAGCCTGGAGTCAATTGGCGCTGCGGAGAGAGGAAAGGGTGCAATGCTTGCAAAAGAAGGGCAGATAGCGATTGATGGTGATTACCCAATCCAGACGCTCGGTGGACTAAAAGCGAGGGGACACCCTGTAGGGGCTACGGGAGTTTATCAAACCGTAGAAGCAGTATGGCAGCTTAGAGGAGAGGCTCCAAACCAAGTGCCTGATGCGGAGATAGGATTGACTCAAAACATAGGTGGAACGGGTTCAAACATAACCGTAACCATATTGAGGAGGGTTTGAAGATGGGGAGACCAATGCAGGTTGCCCGTTATTGGAGGCACTTTAAAGAGAAATACCGCCTCATCGGGGGCAAATGTAAGAGCTGCGGTCACGTTCACTTCCCTAAGAGGCCTGTTTGCCCGGAATGTGGAAGCCAAGAGGTAGAGGAGTTCCAGTTCAGCGGAAAGGGCAAAGTGGTAAGCTGGACTATAGTGAGAAACCCGCCAAGCGGTTACGAGTACTACAAGCCGTATCCCATAGCCCTAATTCAGCTCGAAGAGGGGCCGGTGATTTTGGCCCAGCTCACGGATGTTGACCCAGAAGAAATCGACTTTGGCATGGAAGTAGAGATGGTCACGAGAAAGGTTAGGGAGTTCGAAGAGGACGGAATAATCCTCTACGGCTACAAGTTCAGACCTCCGATAAAATGACTACTTTTTTTCTTCTTTTAGGTCTTTTACCATTCTTATCCATATGCCGCTCTTTCCAGCTATTTTGAAGCCGAGCTTTTTGTAGAATTCAATTGCTTTGGTGTTCTTTTCTCCGACCCACAGCTCTATTCTGTCGTTGTATTTGCTCAGATACTCCAGACACTTTTCCATGAGCTTTTTGCCAACGCTTTTTCCCTGGTAGCCCTTGTCAATTACAAACTCGTGTATGGCCCCTACCACCCTGTCCTCGTATCTGCTGTGCCAGTCGTTGTCGCATACTATAAACCCAACTATCCTATCACCATCTTTTGCCACAAAGAAGCCATCGCTGGCTTTGTTCCAGCACCACCGGAGGTACCTTTTAGCGTAGCTCTCTCCCTCTCCGCCGTATTCTCTCAAGCCCTCGTAGCCCCTCATGTAAATTCCTACAAGGGTCTCGAGTGTTTCTTGGTCCATTTTCTTTAGTTTCTCCACTTTGATTTCATCCGCCATATTTATCGGTGTTATGTTATCAGATGGGTTTATAAAATCTAATCCTAAAACTCAGAGTAGAGAGCGCTGAAGGTGATCTTAATGGCAAAAGCCAAACCGAGGATTTGTGAAGTCTGTGGGGCAGAGATTAGAGGACAAGGCCACACGGTGAAAATAGAGGGTGCAGAGCTGTTAGTTTGCAGCAGGTGCTATCAAAAGTATGGCAAGAAAAAGCCTGGAACGTGGAGTCCAATGCCCACCGGAAGGCAACCGAGGAGGACCTACGAGCCAAAGCCTAGACCGAAGCCAGCTCCGAGAACGCAGAAGCCCCTTTATACAGAGGATATCGTTGAGGACTATGCAGAGAGGGTAAGAGAGGCGATTCAAAAAAGTGGTTTGAGCTATGAAGAGCTTTCCCACAAAGTGGGTCTTTCAACAAACCTCCTTAAGAGAATAGCCCACGGGGAGTACATGCCGACCATAGAGGAGGCAAAGAAGCTCGAAAGATACTTTAAGATAACCCTCATTGAGAGGGTAGAGAAAAGCGTGCAGGAGAAAGTTGCGATTCCAAAGGATTACGAGCCGACCCTTGGGGACGTCGCAAACATAAAAATCAGGAAGAAGAAAAAGAAGTGATTATTCCTCGCTCTCTTCTCCATTTCTAGGTCTTTTGGGAGGATAAAACCCCTTCAGCACTTCAAAAGTTCCCCACATTTTGAGGAGTTCCTTATGAACGGGTGAATCCGGCGGGATAACTATTATGTGTGCCGGGGGGTGAATTTCCCTTAATCTCCCTATTGCTTTTGCGGGAGGTAGGTCTATCTGCGCTATAACATGGGCGCGGTACTTCTTCTTGGGCTTCTCTCCAACGATTTTTTCAAACGCCCAGTCAGAGAGAGCTGGGGGTATGATTCTTGGTTTTCCCCTTATCTCCATTCCTCCATATCTAACGAGGTCTGCCAGTGCTACTAGGGCTTTGTCAAAGCTGTCTGTCCTTATCAAAACCATCGTGTTTAGCATATTCTCACCGAGAAGAGGTAAGCCGGAGGGTATTTAAAGAATGTGGTGAGGCGGAAAATTTATAAGCACAACCCAAGGAGATATGAGTGATCGCTCGGGCGGGCCCGTGGTCTAGACTGGTTATGACGTCGCCCTCACACGGCGAAGGTCCGGGGTTCGAATCCCCGCGGGCCCACCATAACAGCCCTTACCTGCGTAAGCGCTGGCGGAATGTTGAGTGCTTTTCTAAGGATTTACAATAAATGAACGGGGTTTCTTGTTTACGTGCTCTTTTATGAGAGTTTCACTCGAGAAAGCGTCCTGTGGACGCTAAAATTGGATTGAAACCTGATTGAAAGTGCGTATTTAGGAAGTAAACCCCTCCAAAAGTGCTTTTGAGTAGTGCACAACTGGTTTTTGCCTGTTATTAAGAAGGGAGCTCTTTTGGTCAAACTTTTTCCAAAAGTTTGCTTACCTGCTTGCCTGCGCGAAGTTTGATCAAAGCTTGTCTTCTCGAAATCGCTATTCTGGGAAGTTTTCGGTTTGTTTCAAAAGTTCGTGAGACAGTTTAGCTTCGGTTATAACTTATAACTAAGAAGTTATAACTCATAACTGGAAATCGGGAACTATAAGAGGACAACCTCTAATAAAGGATACTGTAACTGCAAAAGAATCTTCCGGGAATAGTTCATACCCAAAAACATTATAACTTCTTTCAGGTTATTCTCTAGTGGTTAAGATCATTATCTACAGTCCGGTGTTGAAGATGGAATACGTCATAGAAACCAAAGACCTCACGAAGTTTTTCGGAAAGAGAAACATAGTTTATCATCTCGACCTTAAAGTCCCTAAAGGGGTTGTCTATGGCTTTTTGGGGCCGAACGGGGCCGGTAAGACCACCACAATCAAAATGCTCACGGCAGCTTTGAGACCCACCTATGGGGAGATTAGAATATTTGGCATGAAGATGCCCCAGAAGAGAGTTGAAATAATGAAAAACGTTGGCTATATGCCCGAGGTTCCGATAGCCTATGAAGACATGACGATTTTTGACTTTCTGACTTATATGGGCAGGCTCTCCGGCTTAAAAAAGGAGGAAGCGAGAGAGCAGGCGAAGGAGCTCATGAAGTACGTTGGCGTTGGAAGGTTAGCACTGAACAAGATAAAGGAGCTCTCCTCGGGACAGAAACAGAGGGTTGCTTTTGCTTCGGCTCTAATCGGTGACCCGGAGCTTCTAATCCTTGATGAGCCCACCGCAAACCTTGACCCCCTCGGGAGAATAGAATTCATAGGAAAAATTCTCTCCCTTGCTAAAGAGGGGAAGACTATTTTCGTGAGCTCGCACATAGTGAGCGAAGTTGAGAAGATGTGCAACTACGTGGGCTTAATTAACCAGGGGCGTTTGATAGCCCAGGGGAAGATAAGCGAGCTTACTGAGATAGAGGAGAACGATTACGATGTTTCTACCTCAGACAACAGGGCGGCAATTGAGTTCCTAAGAGAAAAGCCATACGTTAGGGAAGTGTGGGAGGAGGAAAATATAATCAGAGTTAAAGTAGACCCGAGGTTTCTTGACGAGTTTTTCCTGCAGTTTCCGAAGTATCTTACCTCTCGGGGCATTCGCCTAAAGCTCTTCAAGCCCCACACAAGCCCGCTTGAGAGAATCCTCATGGAAAAGTTCAGCATAGGTGAGGAAAGTGATTAGCGTTCTGTACCAAAACGAGGTCTACAGGCTTTTGAAGTCGAGACGGCTTAAGGTGATGCTTGTCCTAATGCTCCTTCCAGTAATAGTTTACTTTTTCACCCATGAAGAGATAACTGAATACAGCGCAAAAGCCCTGGAGATTTCATTCCAGATAAACATTTCTCAGTTTTTAATAAACTTCTGGGCAAGTGTGATCGGGCAACTCGTCGTTATAATCGTCATGAGTGATTTGCTCGCGAGTGAGATTGACAAAGGCACAATAAGACTTCTCCTCGCGAAACCGATAAGAAAAAGCGAGATAGTCCTAGGCAAGTTTCTTTCCGGAATTACTGCCGTGCTCGTTATTTTTGGTATTCCATACTTTGTGATGCAGGTTTACATGGTTCTCCTCTACAAGTCCGGCTTCGAAGGGTTTATGGCGACTTTCGACGACTTCCTGTTCGCCCTTGGGGTTACGGTCATCATCCTCGGAAGCCTTGGAGCGGTTTCGATGCTCCTCTCGGTTGTCCTTTCGAGACCCCTTTACGCATCTCTCGCAAGCTTTGGATTGGTTTTTACTGCTCAATTCATACTCCCACAGCTGCCCTTCTTTGACAATCCAGAGCGCTTTAACCTGAGCTATCAGATAGGGGTTTTACTAAAGAGGGGCTTTACGCTTCACACCGGACTGGACACCTATAAGGGAGACCCATCCATGAGTGCTCTGTTTTTCCTCAGCGTTATCCTGTTGAGCCTCATATTTACGCTTTTAGGACTGTACAGAAAGGAGTTTGAGGGATGAGCCATGAAGAAAATTTTACCGTTTTTCATACTTCTCCTCTTTGCTGGGAACGCTCTTGCCCTATCTGTCGAGCTTGGGATAGATGAGGTTTTGATAGTTGATGACACCATCGTAACCTTTGATGTAGCTCAAAACAATCCGAATCTGGTTTTTCTATTGTTAGAGAGTGAAAACACGAGCCTAATCAAAGGGCTACAGTTCGGCGAGAGTGTTTTCTTTGAAGGGGTAAACTACACCGTTGGAAGCCTTGATATGAATACACTTACCCTTAAGCTCCATCTAAGTGGCAACTACTCCGGCGTTGAGGTTCTAAAAAAGAGGGACTTCAGTGTATCCCTCGTGGAGACCTTTGATGCCTATGTAAGGGTAAAGGTGGAGAACACAGGGTATTATGAGATCAACGACACCCTGGTGATTCTTGCTCAGGGAGTGGAGATAGAGGAGCGGCCTATTGTCCTTAAGCCCGGGGAAGGCCTGACTTTGAAGGTTTCTCCCCCCTATACTCAGCTAACCTTCATGCTGAAGGAGGCCAAGCTATCAAAAACCATAACTGTCACTTCTACTGAAGAACTTGTAACGATTGAGCGCATCTGGAAGGATGAAAAGCTTCATGTCCTTCTGAGAAACCATGGGGATCCCGTTAACGTCACCATTAAGCTCCTGGTTAGCGGGATGACTCTCGAGAGGAGAAAGGTCTTCCTCAGCTCAAAGGGAGAGCGGGAAGTAGTCTTTGAGACCGACGCTGTTCAGGGCACGGTTCTTGTTGACTATGGCGTAATAAAGCAGGAGAGCTTCTACTTCGAAATGCCAAGGATATCTCTTACGAGGATTGAGAAGGAAAAGGACATGTTGAAGATATGGCTGAGAAACGACGGAAAGACAGCGTTTTCGGGAAGGGTGTCTATTTACCAGAACTCTGTCATTGTGGGGGAGCCCTATTTTGCCGACGTCACGATAATACCCGACGAAGAGGTTTCTCTTGAGTTTAAAGTTCCGGAAGAAGCGCAGATTTTAACCGTTGGAGTTATGTCACCTTCTTACTCCGCAACTTTTCCCATCTCATTAAGGGCAGAGCTGAGCGCGAAAGCTGTTAACTCTTACGCAAAGGGCATACTTGGGAGAAGCGTGAGCTATGTGATAAGCCTCACCGGCAGTGGGAAGGCAAGCTTTGGCGTTGAGGGGTTGCCGGACTCTATAAAGGCCTACTTCTACTATGGGGACACTCAGGTTAAGGAGCTCGACGTGGTTCAAAATGCTCAGGTAACGTTAGTTTTAAAGCTCCCAAACCTGCCGCAGGGCTTTATGCTCAACGAGCCGATTGACTTCAATGTAACGGTTAACGAAATCAAGATTCCTCTAAAGCTAGAAGTCGGGGGAATAGGTATACTGCCGGTTTATGGAGACAACTGGCTTGCAAAGGTCAACTACACAAGCGAGCATCACCATGTGGGCCTGCCTTATAGAGTAGGAGGTAACGAGATAACACCTCCTTTTGCCTTTGAGCCATGGGACGGAGAGAAGATTGCCATCCTCTATGGGAGGTACATACGGCAGGGGAAAGACCTTAGGCTCCACATCTTGGACCTCTCGGGAAAGATCATTGCATCTTCGACCCAAGAGAGGGGAAGAAGCGACTACATAGTGTTCAACGAGAGCGAGTTTATGATAATGGTTGAGGGAGAAGGGTACTTCGAGGGAGTTCTGCTGGTGTCGGATTATCTCAACGAGCTGAGAAACGTTACTTTCGAGCTTAGGAGAAGGGAATTCGGCGAAGGGATGGGGGTGTTCATAATAAATGCAACTCCTCTAAGGGGTCAAAAGCTGAAATTTTCCCTTTCCTCAGATAGGGATGTGGAGTTAAGGGTGTACTACTTTACCCTAAACAACGAAAAGGAAAACTTCGACCCACTGTCAACGAACTTCAAGGGGGCCTTCAAGGGAAGGGGGAAAGTCCTCGAAGGAGAACTCGGCGTAAGGAGCTACGAGGACTTCATAGCGGTGGCAATAATTGGAGAAGGGAACATCACCCTAAACTTTGAAAAAGCGAGCGGAGGAGCAGAAGTTAGCGAATTGAAGTCAAGAGAGGCATACCTTATAATTGGGGCACTTGTGATACTCCTTGCTCTGGTCGTATATTTGGAAAAGAAAATAGGATAGATCAGAAGATAAGTGGAGCCCTGTATTCACCCCAAACTTCCCTTAGGACGTCAGTGACCTCACCGAGGGTTGCGAGGTGCTTGTGAGCCTCAATGATGTAGGGCATTAAGTTCTCATCCTCACTCTCTGCAGCCTTCCTGAGCTTGTCGAGAGCCTCTTCAACTTTCTTGCTGTCCCTTGTGCTCCTTAGCTTCTTCAGTCTTTCTATTTGCTTATCCCTAATGCTTGGGTCTACCTTGAGGATTTCGACCTCTACTGGCTCGTCAACGACAAACTCGTTTACTCCGACTATAATGCGCTTTTTCTCCTCAATCTCCTTCTGGTACTTGTAAGCTGAATCTGCAATCTCCTTCTGGATGTAGCCCCTCTCAATGGCCTTCATCATGCCTCCCATAGCTTCGATCTTTTCGATGTACTTCATGGCCTCTTCCTCTATGTGGTCTGTAAGCCATTCAATGTAGTAGCTTCCTCCGAGGGGGTCTATTGTATCAACAACTCCGCTCTCGTAAGCTATGATCTGCTGTGTCCTCAAGGCTATTCTAACGCTCTTCTCGGTTGGAAGGCTTAAAGCCTCGTCGTATGAGTTGGTGTGCAGGGATTGGGTTCCTCCAAGAACTGCTGCAAGGGCTTGGATAGCAACTCTTACTATGTTGTTTTCGGGCTGCTGGGCAGTCAAAGTTGAACCAGCCGTTTGCGTGTGGAACCTTAGGAGCATCGACCTTGGATCTTTGGCGTTGAACTTCTCTTTCATAATCTTCGCCCAAAGCCTTCTTGCGGCCCTGAATTTGGCTATCTCCTCAAGGAAGTTGTTGTGTGCGTTGAAGAAGAAGCTCAATCTCGGAGCGAACTTGTCAACGTCCATGCCCCTTTCTATGACAGCCTTAACATACTCGATACCGTCCGCCAGTGTAAAGGCAACCTCCTGCACAGCATTTGCTCCGGCTTCTCTGATGTGGTAACCGCTTATGCTTATCGGATTCCACTTTGGAACGTTTTCAGCACAGTACATTATAATGTCTGTTGTCAATCTCATGGAGGGCTTTGGTGGGAAGATGTAGGTACCCCTGGCTATGTACTCCTTAAGGATATCGTTCTGGACTGTACCCCTGAGCTTTTCCGGTGAAACCCCTTGTTTTTGAGCAACGAGGATGTACATGGCCAGAAGATTGGCGGCTGTGGCGTTAATTGTCATTGATGTGGAAACCTTATCGAGGGGAATTCCATCAAAGAGGATCTCCATGTCCCAGAGAGAATCGATTGCGACACCTACTTTTCCAACTTCTCCCTCAGCCATTGGGTGATCGGAATCATAACCGAGCTGGGTTGGCAGGTCAAAAGCCACGCTCAAACCGGTCTGCCCTTGCTCGAGAAGGTATTTGTAACGTTTGTTTGATTCTTCAGCAGTTGCATACCCGGCGTATTGTCTCATTGTCCAGAGTCTTCCTCTATACATTGTGGCGTAAACTCCTCTGGTGAATGGGTACTGGCCGGGGAAGCTTAACTTTTCCAAATAATCCCAGTTTTCAAGGTCTGCAGGAGTATAAACCCTCTTGATTTCAAA from Thermococcus bergensis includes these protein-coding regions:
- a CDS encoding GNAT family N-acetyltransferase gives rise to the protein MADEIKVEKLKKMDQETLETLVGIYMRGYEGLREYGGEGESYAKRYLRWCWNKASDGFFVAKDGDRIVGFIVCDNDWHSRYEDRVVGAIHEFVIDKGYQGKSVGKKLMEKCLEYLSKYNDRIELWVGEKNTKAIEFYKKLGFKIAGKSGIWIRMVKDLKEEKK
- a CDS encoding thiolase domain-containing protein; this translates as MRKPVIIGVGLTPVGEHWKLSLRDLAVEALLNAMEDAGVDKVDSLYVGNMASGSFVEQENLGALIADWAGLGNIPAVKIEAACASGGAAVQEGVKAVMSGLEDVVAVVGVEKMTDAWPSDATRYLAYAADAEWELFHGVSFVALNALAMRLYMKEYGYTEEDLALFAVNAHANGAKNPYAMLKKPITVETVMKSPYVADPLKLFDASPIADGAAAVIITTEEKAKEFVDKAKMVEVAGMGRAVDTINLANRKDFLFLKAAHVAAQKAYKMAGVEVKDIDFFEVHDAFTVMAALSLESIGAAERGKGAMLAKEGQIAIDGDYPIQTLGGLKARGHPVGATGVYQTVEAVWQLRGEAPNQVPDAEIGLTQNIGGTGSNITVTILRRV
- a CDS encoding multiprotein bridging factor aMBF1, with amino-acid sequence MAKAKPRICEVCGAEIRGQGHTVKIEGAELLVCSRCYQKYGKKKPGTWSPMPTGRQPRRTYEPKPRPKPAPRTQKPLYTEDIVEDYAERVREAIQKSGLSYEELSHKVGLSTNLLKRIAHGEYMPTIEEAKKLERYFKITLIERVEKSVQEKVAIPKDYEPTLGDVANIKIRKKKKK
- a CDS encoding hypothetical protein (functions along with aFIB and aL7a; guides 2'-O-methylation of ribose to specific sites in RNAs), with protein sequence MKAYISENVQGIYAFDENGNLVGKRIFTERPEVALDKLLKGDVTEDLTILLGELKEKGYSSFVFEHPELSRRVRELGFESEFEFPNLAGEKLRENPEEFLGQEWFERYFTVGVALTRLRIQEQSGARDKMIIQAIEALDDIDKVVNLLVSRLREWYSLHFPELDELLPKHPQYVSFVKNVGHRENITKEKLESLGLSEEKIAKILEAKEKTMGAWMDEKDLRVIQDLAREIDDLYKLRNEIEDYIERAMDDVAPNLKALVGAKLAARLISLAGGLKELAMMPASTIQVLGAEKALFRHLRSGAKPPKHGVIYQYPAINKSPWWQRGKIARALAGKLAIAARVDYFSGEYIAEELKKEIEARIKEIKEKYPNPPKRKEKPKKEKKKKEKRFKKKEKGKKFKGKEKEKKKKHKEKGRRR
- a CDS encoding DUF356 domain-containing protein, coding for MLNTMVLIRTDSFDKALVALADLVRYGGMEIRGKPRIIPPALSDWAFEKIVGEKPKKKYRAHVIAQIDLPPAKAIGRLREIHPPAHIIVIPPDSPVHKELLKMWGTFEVLKGFYPPKRPRNGEESEE
- a CDS encoding hydroxymethylglutaryl-CoA synthase; this encodes MRKLLKPVKDVGIVGYGAYVPMYRIKNEEIGRVWGVNGFPIQEKSVNNLDEDAITIGIEAARNALKRAQIDPREIRALWFGTESKPYAVKPSATVIAEAIGATPDLDAADFEFACKAGTEALQAAIGFVGSGMAKYAMAIGADTAQGRPGDHLEFTASAGGAAYIVGEKSSETVAYFEGSYSYVTDTPDFWRRQHEHYPRHGNRFTGEPAYFHQIISAAKGLMEELGYSPSDFDYAVFHQPNVKFPITAAKILGIPKEKVLPGLLSGIIGNTYSGATLVGISAVLDIAKPGDRILWVSFGSGAGSDAFSLVVQDAIEEKRDLAPKTMDYVNRKKYIDYALYAKHRGKYIM
- a CDS encoding acyl-CoA mutase large subunit family protein gives rise to the protein MTFDKKKIEEIKKAEQEWEEKTVKPFIQKAPERKEKFMTDDGFEIKRVYTPADLENWDYLEKLSFPGQYPFTRGVYATMYRGRLWTMRQYAGYATAEESNKRYKYLLEQGQTGLSVAFDLPTQLGYDSDHPMAEGEVGKVGVAIDSLWDMEILFDGIPLDKVSTSMTINATAANLLAMYILVAQKQGVSPEKLRGTVQNDILKEYIARGTYIFPPKPSMRLTTDIIMYCAENVPKWNPISISGYHIREAGANAVQEVAFTLADGIEYVKAVIERGMDVDKFAPRLSFFFNAHNNFLEEIAKFRAARRLWAKIMKEKFNAKDPRSMLLRFHTQTAGSTLTAQQPENNIVRVAIQALAAVLGGTQSLHTNSYDEALSLPTEKSVRIALRTQQIIAYESGVVDTIDPLGGSYYIEWLTDHIEEEAMKYIEKIEAMGGMMKAIERGYIQKEIADSAYKYQKEIEEKKRIIVGVNEFVVDEPVEVEILKVDPSIRDKQIERLKKLRSTRDSKKVEEALDKLRKAAESEDENLMPYIIEAHKHLATLGEVTDVLREVWGEYRAPLIF
- a CDS encoding ABC transporter ATP-binding protein; this encodes MEYVIETKDLTKFFGKRNIVYHLDLKVPKGVVYGFLGPNGAGKTTTIKMLTAALRPTYGEIRIFGMKMPQKRVEIMKNVGYMPEVPIAYEDMTIFDFLTYMGRLSGLKKEEAREQAKELMKYVGVGRLALNKIKELSSGQKQRVAFASALIGDPELLILDEPTANLDPLGRIEFIGKILSLAKEGKTIFVSSHIVSEVEKMCNYVGLINQGRLIAQGKISELTEIEENDYDVSTSDNRAAIEFLREKPYVREVWEEENIIRVKVDPRFLDEFFLQFPKYLTSRGIRLKLFKPHTSPLERILMEKFSIGEESD
- a CDS encoding ABC transporter permease; this encodes MISVLYQNEVYRLLKSRRLKVMLVLMLLPVIVYFFTHEEITEYSAKALEISFQINISQFLINFWASVIGQLVVIIVMSDLLASEIDKGTIRLLLAKPIRKSEIVLGKFLSGITAVLVIFGIPYFVMQVYMVLLYKSGFEGFMATFDDFLFALGVTVIILGSLGAVSMLLSVVLSRPLYASLASFGLVFTAQFILPQLPFFDNPERFNLSYQIGVLLKRGFTLHTGLDTYKGDPSMSALFFLSVILLSLIFTLLGLYRKEFEG
- a CDS encoding Zn-ribbon domain-containing OB-fold protein; its protein translation is MGRPMQVARYWRHFKEKYRLIGGKCKSCGHVHFPKRPVCPECGSQEVEEFQFSGKGKVVSWTIVRNPPSGYEYYKPYPIALIQLEEGPVILAQLTDVDPEEIDFGMEVEMVTRKVREFEEDGIILYGYKFRPPIK